A window from Streptomonospora salina encodes these proteins:
- a CDS encoding Gfo/Idh/MocA family protein has translation MTNDNSPQPPVRWGILGTGAIAHRFMTGLRAVPGAEVAAVGSRSADTARRFADTWDIPRAHATYADLAADTGVDVVYIATPHSVHHEAAVQCLNAGRHVLCEKPLAVNAAQAQEMIDAARRTDRFLMEAMWTRFAPATDAARRLVADGAIGDVRMVQASIGGRMEYDPHGRLFAPELAGGALLDVGVYPVAFASMVLGEFTSLTAQAHKAPTGVDAQVAMTVTGPGDTLGLLGCSIEAPIPRRADIVGTRGSIALTDWFCPTGLVLHRDGADPEPMDFPHRANGFEYEVEEVHRRLHAGQRQSPLMDWQESLRIARTLDGVRERIGVTYPADRD, from the coding sequence GTGACCAACGACAACTCGCCTCAGCCACCGGTGCGGTGGGGCATCCTCGGCACCGGCGCCATCGCCCACCGCTTCATGACCGGCCTGCGCGCCGTACCCGGGGCCGAAGTCGCGGCCGTGGGCTCGCGCAGCGCCGACACCGCCCGACGCTTCGCCGACACCTGGGACATCCCCCGCGCCCACGCCACCTACGCCGACCTCGCCGCCGACACCGGGGTCGACGTCGTCTACATCGCCACCCCCCACAGCGTCCACCACGAAGCCGCCGTGCAATGCCTGAACGCCGGCCGCCACGTGCTGTGCGAGAAACCCCTGGCCGTCAACGCCGCCCAGGCCCAGGAGATGATCGACGCCGCCCGCCGCACCGACCGCTTCCTCATGGAAGCGATGTGGACCCGATTCGCCCCCGCCACCGACGCCGCCCGCAGACTGGTCGCCGACGGCGCCATCGGCGACGTCCGCATGGTCCAGGCCAGCATCGGCGGCCGCATGGAATACGACCCCCACGGCCGCCTGTTCGCCCCCGAACTGGCCGGGGGAGCACTGTTGGACGTGGGCGTCTACCCCGTCGCCTTCGCCTCCATGGTCCTGGGCGAATTCACCTCCCTGACCGCCCAGGCCCACAAAGCCCCCACCGGCGTCGACGCCCAGGTCGCGATGACGGTGACCGGCCCCGGCGACACCCTGGGGCTGCTGGGCTGCTCGATCGAGGCCCCCATCCCGCGCCGCGCCGACATCGTCGGCACCCGCGGCAGCATCGCCCTGACCGACTGGTTCTGCCCCACCGGGCTGGTACTGCACCGCGACGGCGCCGACCCCGAACCCATGGACTTCCCGCACCGCGCCAACGGCTTCGAGTACGAAGTCGAAGAGGTCCACCGCCGACTGCACGCCGGCCAGCGCCAGAGTCCCCTGATGGACTGGCAGGAGAGCCTGCGCATCGCCCGCACCCTCGACGGGGTGCGCGAGCGCATCGGCGTGACCTACCCCGCCGACCGGGACTGA
- a CDS encoding MmcQ/YjbR family DNA-binding protein, with the protein MADWDEALAIGRALAEVEESTSYNTPALKVRGRLFARLRTEAEGALMVVCEPDEKEALLASGDPAFLTTEHYDGYGAVLVDLERVDSVELAELLTEAWRITAPARLRREFDAS; encoded by the coding sequence ATGGCGGATTGGGACGAGGCGCTGGCGATCGGGCGCGCGCTGGCGGAGGTTGAGGAGTCGACCTCCTACAACACGCCGGCGCTGAAGGTGCGGGGGCGGTTGTTCGCGCGGCTGCGTACCGAGGCCGAGGGGGCGCTGATGGTGGTGTGCGAGCCGGACGAGAAGGAGGCGCTGCTGGCGTCGGGCGACCCCGCGTTTCTCACGACCGAGCACTACGACGGTTACGGCGCGGTGCTGGTGGATCTGGAGCGGGTGGACAGTGTCGAGCTGGCCGAGTTGCTGACGGAGGCGTGGCGGATCACGGCGCCGGCGCGGCTGCGCCGGGAGTTCGACGCGAGCTGA
- a CDS encoding CGNR zinc finger domain-containing protein, with the protein MPCTVNPAAGVEEETMTAWPDASFVGGDPALDFVNTAGGRTKARDTERLSRFTDALDWAHAAAVLDRVERDRLVARADRNPVEAEQALNELREQREALHTFLLAGVEGTECDAGARQRVHSDIATAYREAEPSAYFLTHPAWVVDTAAGARLPSRRLALAASGLLASDRRTHLRVCGRCSWLFLDPSPTRRRRWCSMTTCGNRAKAQRHQQR; encoded by the coding sequence ATGCCGTGCACTGTCAACCCGGCCGCCGGCGTCGAGGAGGAGACGATGACGGCGTGGCCCGACGCGTCCTTCGTCGGCGGCGATCCCGCGCTCGACTTCGTCAACACCGCCGGCGGTCGCACGAAGGCCCGAGACACCGAGCGTTTGAGCCGGTTCACGGACGCTCTCGACTGGGCGCACGCGGCCGCGGTACTCGACCGGGTCGAGCGCGACCGGCTGGTGGCCCGAGCCGACCGCAACCCCGTCGAGGCGGAGCAGGCGCTGAACGAACTGCGCGAGCAGCGGGAGGCCCTGCACACGTTCCTCCTAGCCGGTGTGGAAGGAACCGAGTGCGACGCCGGAGCCCGGCAGCGGGTCCACTCCGACATCGCAACGGCCTACCGTGAGGCCGAACCGTCCGCGTACTTCCTCACCCACCCGGCGTGGGTCGTCGACACCGCCGCCGGAGCGCGACTCCCGTCGCGGCGGCTGGCACTGGCCGCATCGGGGCTTCTGGCCAGTGACCGGCGCACCCACCTCCGTGTCTGCGGCCGCTGCTCGTGGCTCTTCCTCGATCCCTCGCCCACCCGCCGGCGGCGCTGGTGCTCCATGACGACCTGCGGCAACCGCGCCAAGGCTCAGCGTCACCAGCAGCGATGA
- a CDS encoding alpha/beta fold hydrolase, producing the protein MGTSEAADWDLAGRFDFHGQEVRYGATGAGKPLVLMHGTPFSSVVWRRIAPHLATHRRVYYFDLLGYGRSHQQHGQDVSLGIQNRLFAALLDHWDIDRPDVVAHDFGGTTALRTHLLDRRDYRTLTLIDPVALSPHGSALVQTARRHPDAFIELPGYIHEAILRAYIAGAAHRTLSEQEMSRYLQPWLGEVGQPAFYRQIAQMDDRYTDEIQDRYTEIRCPVTILWGEHDAWVPVENGRRLADRIPHATFQTVAEAGHLLPEDRPETVVAAVRDAIDRSAAASAATADR; encoded by the coding sequence GTGGGAACATCCGAAGCCGCCGACTGGGACCTGGCCGGAAGGTTCGACTTCCACGGCCAGGAGGTCCGCTACGGGGCAACGGGCGCAGGAAAGCCGCTGGTCCTGATGCACGGCACACCGTTTTCGTCGGTGGTGTGGCGGCGCATCGCGCCACACCTCGCGACGCACCGCCGGGTCTACTACTTCGACCTGCTCGGCTACGGCCGCTCCCACCAGCAGCACGGCCAGGACGTCTCCCTGGGTATCCAGAACCGGCTCTTCGCCGCCCTGCTCGACCACTGGGATATCGACCGCCCCGACGTCGTCGCCCACGACTTCGGCGGCACGACCGCTCTGCGCACACACCTGCTCGACCGCCGGGACTACCGCACCCTGACACTGATCGACCCTGTCGCGCTCAGCCCTCATGGTTCCGCGCTCGTGCAGACCGCCCGCCGCCACCCCGACGCATTCATCGAGTTGCCCGGCTACATCCACGAAGCGATCCTGCGCGCCTACATCGCCGGCGCCGCGCACCGCACGCTCTCCGAGCAGGAGATGAGTCGCTACCTGCAGCCGTGGCTCGGAGAGGTGGGCCAGCCCGCGTTCTACCGCCAGATCGCCCAGATGGACGACCGCTACACCGACGAGATCCAAGACCGCTACACCGAGATCCGCTGCCCCGTGACGATTCTCTGGGGCGAGCACGACGCCTGGGTCCCCGTCGAGAACGGGCGCCGCCTCGCCGACCGGATTCCCCATGCGACTTTCCAGACCGTCGCCGAGGCCGGTCATCTGCTCCCCGAAGACAGGCCCGAAACCGTCGTCGCCGCAGTCCGCGACGCCATCGACCGATCGGCCGCCGCCTCAGCGGCTACGGCGGATCGATAG
- a CDS encoding PIG-L deacetylase family protein: protein MTDQLHPMPADWQRALAVVAHPDDLEYGAAAAIASWIDGGREVAYLLATRGEAGIATMEPARAAPVREREQRASAAAVGVSSVDFLDHPDGVIEYGPALRRGIAAAVRRHRPELVITLNHRDTFGADAWNTPDHKAVGRAALDAAADAGNRWVFTDLHEQGLHPWDGVRWVAVAASPRPTHAVDAEPGMERAVRSLLEHRTYIEALTDADPETYVREFMAGATGSAAPRFGDRPAVAFELFPC, encoded by the coding sequence GTGACCGACCAGCTCCACCCCATGCCCGCCGACTGGCAGCGCGCCCTCGCCGTCGTCGCCCACCCCGACGACCTGGAGTACGGCGCGGCCGCGGCCATCGCTTCCTGGATCGACGGCGGCCGCGAGGTCGCCTACCTGCTGGCCACCCGCGGCGAAGCCGGCATCGCCACCATGGAGCCCGCCCGCGCCGCCCCGGTGCGCGAACGCGAACAGCGTGCCAGCGCCGCGGCCGTGGGCGTGTCCTCGGTGGACTTCCTCGACCACCCCGACGGCGTCATCGAATACGGCCCGGCCCTGCGCCGCGGCATCGCCGCCGCCGTCCGCCGCCATCGCCCCGAACTGGTCATCACCCTCAACCACCGCGACACCTTCGGCGCCGACGCCTGGAACACCCCCGACCACAAGGCCGTGGGCCGGGCCGCGCTGGACGCCGCCGCCGACGCCGGCAACCGGTGGGTCTTCACCGACCTGCACGAGCAGGGCCTGCACCCCTGGGACGGCGTCCGCTGGGTCGCCGTGGCCGCCTCGCCCCGCCCCACCCACGCCGTGGACGCCGAACCCGGCATGGAACGGGCGGTGCGGTCCCTGCTGGAGCACCGCACCTACATCGAAGCTCTCACCGACGCCGACCCCGAGACCTACGTCCGCGAATTCATGGCCGGGGCGACCGGCAGCGCCGCCCCCCGATTCGGCGACCGCCCGGCCGTGGCCTTCGAACTGTTCCCCTGCTGA
- a CDS encoding PIN domain-containing protein: MIGGRVLDTTALTDYATSRICARALVGAALRSGSLVLSVPSAALLAARGQLSEPARASLTELAALAPVVVDELTAETAGRCGDLLARSRARPPGDAVDAAHVAFSARTRGWPVVTSDPDRLLALDAAVSIERLP; encoded by the coding sequence GTGATCGGCGGGCGTGTCCTGGACACCACGGCTCTGACCGACTACGCGACGTCGCGGATCTGTGCCCGCGCGCTCGTGGGCGCGGCCCTGCGCTCGGGTTCGCTGGTGCTGTCGGTGCCGTCGGCGGCGCTGCTGGCAGCGCGCGGGCAGCTGTCGGAACCCGCGCGCGCGTCGTTGACCGAGTTGGCCGCGCTGGCGCCCGTGGTGGTCGACGAGCTGACAGCGGAGACCGCCGGGCGGTGCGGCGACCTGCTCGCGCGGTCGCGCGCCAGGCCGCCGGGTGATGCCGTCGACGCCGCGCATGTGGCGTTCTCGGCCCGCACGCGCGGTTGGCCGGTCGTCACCTCCGACCCCGATCGGCTGTTGGCCCTGGACGCGGCCGTGAGCATCGAGCGCCTTCCGTGA
- a CDS encoding aminoglycoside phosphotransferase family protein: MKDWIEGLSNRQQQLVRAWLPTAEVVVDHSWGLVGTTVLELRHEAELYIVKAGDENDHHLAREIQAHHRWLRPWTSIGRAPELVNADHDAKIVVTRYLPGRLVEGTDAEHEPHTYRQAGELLADLHEQASVGDTEFEAREQEKTLRWLDKPHRIDPDVVTRLRCMVESWPTPPSRLVPTHGDWQPRNWLIHEETVSVIDFGRCDLRPAFTDLARLSAQQFRSDASLEAAFFEGYGADPREQAAWHRNRIREAIGAAIWAYQVGDAPFEQQGHRMLADEPHR, translated from the coding sequence GTGAAGGATTGGATCGAGGGGCTCTCCAACCGCCAGCAGCAGCTCGTCCGAGCATGGCTGCCCACTGCCGAGGTGGTCGTCGACCACAGTTGGGGACTCGTCGGTACCACGGTGCTCGAGCTGCGGCACGAAGCAGAGCTCTACATCGTCAAAGCCGGTGATGAGAACGACCACCACCTTGCCCGGGAGATTCAGGCCCACCACAGGTGGCTGCGGCCCTGGACCTCGATCGGTCGGGCACCCGAGCTCGTGAATGCTGATCATGACGCAAAGATCGTCGTGACCCGGTACCTGCCCGGCAGGTTGGTCGAGGGAACCGATGCTGAGCACGAGCCACACACCTATCGGCAGGCCGGCGAACTACTTGCCGACCTGCACGAGCAAGCGAGCGTCGGCGATACCGAGTTCGAGGCACGGGAGCAGGAGAAGACGCTGCGGTGGCTGGACAAACCACACCGAATCGATCCCGACGTGGTCACGCGACTGCGCTGCATGGTGGAGTCGTGGCCGACCCCGCCGAGCAGACTGGTGCCGACCCATGGTGACTGGCAGCCCCGCAACTGGCTCATACATGAGGAAACGGTAAGCGTGATCGACTTCGGGCGTTGCGACCTGCGTCCGGCCTTTACTGATCTGGCTCGACTGTCCGCGCAGCAGTTCCGTTCTGACGCCTCGCTCGAGGCAGCCTTCTTCGAAGGCTACGGGGCAGATCCGCGGGAGCAGGCGGCGTGGCACCGCAACCGGATCCGCGAGGCGATCGGCGCCGCGATCTGGGCCTATCAAGTCGGCGACGCCCCGTTCGAGCAGCAGGGCCATCGGATGCTCGCCGACGAGCCTCACCGCTAA
- a CDS encoding Tn3 family transposase, translating into MIEHLHRALKRRDVFARSGDRWGDPRARLLQTQPEIGITAAWGGGLIASAHGMRFVVPSQNLHTRANPTYFGLRKRGATWLNVINDQVMGLGGLVVPGTMRDSLYILDAIHARDGGQRPETEGLRPLREPDQSD; encoded by the coding sequence GTGATCGAGCACCTGCACCGGGCCCTCAAACGGAGGGACGTCTTCGCCCGTAGCGGCGACCGGTGGGGCGACCCCCGCGCCCGCCTGCTGCAGACCCAACCCGAGATCGGCATCACCGCCGCCTGGGGCGGCGGTCTGATCGCCTCGGCCCACGGCATGCGCTTCGTGGTGCCCTCGCAGAACCTGCACACGCGGGCGAACCCCACGTACTTCGGGCTGCGCAAACGCGGCGCCACCTGGCTCAACGTGATCAACGACCAGGTCATGGGCCTGGGCGGTCTGGTGGTGCCCGGCACGATGCGCGATTCGCTCTACATCTTGGACGCCATCCACGCCCGCGACGGCGGACAGCGTCCGGAGACGGAAGGGCTGCGGCCCCTGCGCGAACCCGACCAGAGCGACTGA